In one Mycobacterium sp. NBC_00419 genomic region, the following are encoded:
- the dusB gene encoding tRNA dihydrouridine synthase DusB, giving the protein MVDTSPATTGLRIGPFALRSPVVLAPMAGVTNVAFRTLCRELEETRAGTVSGLYVCEMVTARALVERHPVTMHMTTFAPQESPRSLQLYTVDPATTYEAARMIVEDDLADHIDMNFGCPVPKVTRRGGGAALPYKRRLFGQIVAAAVRATEGTSVPVTVKFRIGIDDTHHTHLDAGRIAEQEGAAAVALHARTAAQRYSGTADWEQIGRLKEAVHSIPVLGNGDIFEANDALAMMAATGCDGVVIGRGCLGRPWLFAELSAAFTGSPTPTPPTLGEVADIMRRHGRLLAEHFGEDKGMRDMRKHIAWYLHGFPAGADLRRALALVKTLDELDGLLEQLDREVPFPAAATGPRGRQGSAASVSLPERWLDDPDDCTVPAGADVMNSGG; this is encoded by the coding sequence ATAGTCGACACCTCACCAGCCACCACCGGGCTGCGGATCGGGCCTTTCGCCCTCCGTAGCCCGGTCGTCTTGGCGCCTATGGCCGGAGTCACCAACGTCGCCTTCCGCACGCTGTGCCGCGAGCTGGAAGAGACCAGAGCCGGCACTGTCAGCGGTCTCTACGTCTGCGAGATGGTCACCGCCCGCGCCCTGGTCGAGCGTCACCCCGTGACCATGCACATGACGACGTTCGCGCCCCAGGAATCCCCGCGCTCACTGCAGCTCTACACCGTCGACCCGGCCACCACCTATGAGGCGGCCCGGATGATCGTCGAAGATGACCTTGCCGACCACATCGACATGAACTTCGGCTGCCCTGTGCCCAAAGTCACACGCCGCGGCGGCGGGGCCGCCCTGCCGTACAAGCGGCGGCTGTTCGGCCAGATCGTGGCAGCCGCCGTCCGCGCAACCGAGGGCACCTCGGTCCCGGTGACGGTGAAGTTCCGCATCGGCATCGACGACACCCACCACACCCACCTCGACGCCGGTCGCATCGCCGAGCAGGAGGGCGCCGCCGCCGTTGCCCTGCACGCCCGCACCGCAGCTCAGCGGTATTCCGGTACGGCAGACTGGGAACAGATCGGACGCCTCAAAGAGGCCGTGCACTCGATCCCGGTGCTGGGCAACGGGGACATCTTCGAGGCCAACGACGCACTGGCGATGATGGCCGCAACCGGGTGTGACGGAGTCGTCATCGGCCGAGGCTGCCTGGGCAGGCCCTGGTTGTTCGCCGAACTGTCCGCGGCGTTCACCGGCTCACCCACGCCCACCCCGCCCACTCTCGGTGAGGTGGCCGACATCATGCGCCGTCACGGCCGGCTCCTGGCCGAGCATTTCGGCGAGGACAAAGGTATGCGCGATATGCGCAAGCACATCGCGTGGTATCTGCACGGCTTTCCGGCAGGCGCCGACTTGCGCCGGGCATTGGCGCTGGTCAAGACCCTCGACGAGCTCGACGGGCTGCTCGAGCAACTCGACCGCGAGGTGCCGTTCCCGGCGGCGGCGACCGGACCCCGGGGCCGTCAGGGCTCGGCCGCGTCGGTGTCGCTTCCCGAACGCTGGCTCGACGATCCGGACGACTGCACGGTGCCCGCGGGCGCCGATGTCATGAACTCGGGTGGCTGA
- a CDS encoding DUF7341 domain-containing protein translates to MQQTLGWIDVVDLISEYQFTHARRYGNQRIDSERVKPTNALCSALLGDRRVDTSRRQVLVAYKRFHHTHIHARLYTQLKEAVELGQQSNTGSGRGSKSRPPFWTDAAVQLHNIDLMIKVRTVSLRRAPELG, encoded by the coding sequence GTGCAGCAGACTCTGGGTTGGATCGATGTCGTTGACCTCATCTCCGAGTATCAGTTCACGCATGCGCGGCGCTACGGGAACCAGCGGATCGACTCTGAACGGGTCAAGCCGACGAATGCGCTGTGCTCGGCGCTGCTCGGAGACAGGCGTGTAGATACGTCTCGTCGCCAGGTTCTGGTGGCGTATAAGCGTTTCCACCACACTCACATCCACGCCCGCCTCTACACCCAACTCAAGGAGGCCGTCGAACTCGGTCAGCAGAGCAACACCGGTAGCGGCCGAGGATCGAAGTCGCGCCCGCCCTTCTGGACCGACGCGGCCGTCCAGCTCCACAACATCGACCTCATGATCAAAGTACGAACCGTATCTCTACGCCGGGCTCCGGAGTTGGGGTAA
- a CDS encoding Ig-like domain-containing protein — protein sequence MSIIWQPGQSDLELAQCDGRVLLAPRTSPALLNIEDAAAGGIDLAKVGVASQFQTVGNYEKKAGVKLANKPTINDIMSSGKGSATRKLASESKKSITYTPQEIKLLNLQNSWGFTPSAVSSVSDKGGFTIGIPELPARTQWRCVYIAWDSFQGQDVFLYWIANLAEVGDRTDITGTDSNVFEHGVTLEFQTDPAVGLPVIFGMCGAGVPLLAAAVADGSLYKSATGITVTPATATVTVTAGATHTKQLLVKDSNGVDRTASATFTSDTPAKATVSSTGLITAVATGSANVTASWNGFTAQTAVTVSA from the coding sequence ATGAGTATCATTTGGCAGCCTGGACAATCCGATCTCGAACTCGCGCAGTGCGACGGCCGAGTGCTGTTGGCGCCGCGTACTTCACCGGCGTTGCTCAACATCGAAGATGCCGCCGCCGGTGGCATCGACCTAGCGAAGGTCGGCGTCGCATCCCAGTTCCAGACGGTCGGCAACTACGAGAAGAAGGCCGGCGTCAAGCTCGCGAACAAGCCCACCATCAACGACATCATGTCGTCGGGCAAGGGATCTGCGACACGCAAGCTCGCCTCGGAGTCGAAGAAGAGCATCACCTACACGCCGCAGGAGATCAAGCTCCTCAATCTGCAGAACTCCTGGGGATTCACGCCATCGGCGGTTTCCTCGGTCTCGGACAAGGGCGGCTTCACGATCGGCATTCCTGAGCTGCCGGCCCGCACCCAGTGGCGCTGCGTCTACATCGCCTGGGACTCGTTCCAGGGCCAGGACGTCTTCCTGTACTGGATCGCCAACCTGGCCGAGGTCGGCGATCGCACCGACATCACCGGCACCGACTCCAACGTCTTCGAGCACGGTGTGACACTGGAGTTCCAGACCGATCCGGCAGTCGGTCTGCCGGTGATCTTCGGTATGTGCGGCGCCGGCGTCCCGTTGCTGGCGGCGGCGGTTGCCGACGGCAGCCTCTACAAGAGCGCCACCGGCATCACCGTGACACCCGCGACTGCCACCGTCACCGTCACTGCCGGTGCGACCCACACCAAGCAGCTGTTGGTGAAGGACTCCAACGGCGTGGACCGCACGGCATCGGCGACCTTCACCTCCGACACCCCGGCGAAGGCGACTGTCTCCTCGACCGGTTTGATCACCGCTGTGGCCACCGGAAGCGCGAACGTCACGGCATCTTGGAACGGCTTCACCGCGCAGACTGCAGTCACCGTCAGCGCATAG
- a CDS encoding DUF4189 domain-containing protein, with product MHRIVAAKFGAPASVVMMWSVAPPFAHASPEDPYGNDWVAMAVAPTAPGTPMSYGLAGTQEEAVGIAMDLCTKGSAGHPCYVVSTIEYGCVAAAINERTGAFTGGRGPDETSAIQEAADRRLLDADPEGFNVAGVQCSIPLTPPQ from the coding sequence ATGCACAGGATTGTCGCAGCAAAGTTTGGTGCACCGGCGTCGGTCGTGATGATGTGGAGCGTCGCGCCCCCGTTCGCGCACGCCAGTCCCGAGGATCCGTATGGCAATGATTGGGTTGCCATGGCGGTCGCTCCGACCGCGCCGGGTACACCGATGAGTTACGGCCTTGCAGGGACTCAGGAAGAGGCTGTTGGTATCGCCATGGATCTTTGCACTAAGGGCAGTGCAGGTCATCCTTGTTACGTGGTGTCCACTATCGAATACGGCTGCGTGGCCGCGGCAATCAACGAACGGACCGGGGCGTTTACCGGCGGGCGCGGCCCCGACGAGACCAGTGCAATACAGGAAGCGGCGGATAGAAGGCTACTCGACGCTGACCCAGAAGGCTTCAACGTGGCCGGGGTCCAGTGCTCGATACCGTTGACGCCGCCTCAGTAG
- a CDS encoding TetR/AcrR family transcriptional regulator codes for MTSGQRRGRWSGVPLQDRQALRRDELIAAGVTLLGDAGGPALTVRAVCRQSGLTERYFYESFSDRDDFVRAVYDDVCSRAMATLMTATTPREAVERFVALMVDDPVRGRVLLLAPEVEPVLIHSGAEWMPSFIKLLQGKLTEIDDPALQNMVATGLIGALTALFTAYLDGRLSASREQFIDYCVELLLSRAAG; via the coding sequence GTGACGTCGGGTCAACGACGGGGACGCTGGTCGGGCGTGCCGCTGCAGGATCGCCAGGCATTGCGTCGCGACGAACTCATCGCCGCCGGCGTGACGCTGCTCGGCGATGCGGGCGGGCCGGCACTGACCGTCCGGGCCGTCTGCCGGCAGTCCGGCCTCACCGAGCGCTACTTCTACGAGAGTTTCAGTGACCGAGACGATTTCGTTCGCGCCGTGTACGACGACGTGTGCAGCCGGGCGATGGCGACGCTGATGACGGCAACCACCCCACGCGAAGCCGTGGAGCGCTTCGTCGCACTGATGGTCGACGACCCGGTTCGCGGACGCGTGCTGCTGCTGGCACCCGAGGTCGAACCGGTGCTCATCCATTCCGGAGCCGAGTGGATGCCCAGTTTCATCAAGCTTCTGCAGGGCAAGCTCACCGAGATCGACGACCCGGCGCTGCAGAACATGGTCGCCACCGGATTGATCGGTGCTTTGACGGCACTGTTCACCGCCTACCTCGACGGTCGGCTGAGCGCCTCGCGCGAGCAGTTCATCGACTACTGCGTGGAACTGCTGCTCAGTCGCGCAGCGGGTTAA
- a CDS encoding DUF7341 domain-containing protein, giving the protein MTATTPGRRPNLPAAVHRLRSAIDRLITPTTGYQNNAYIEAPGLYTQLKDAVELGQQSNTGSGRGSKSRPPFWTDAAVQLHNIDLMIKVWCRSAGTTVVKLRTLSAKTWTVEDTDEVRRKAGIINAWADDIDTLLNQSHVQYISAACPCCGAATAQKRDSAGELIRSPALQVIAEYGCTCQQCGYFWAPDKYIDLCQQLGLPLPAGVLE; this is encoded by the coding sequence ATGACTGCCACGACGCCGGGACGACGCCCCAACCTCCCCGCCGCCGTCCACAGGCTCCGCAGCGCTATCGACCGGCTCATCACACCGACCACGGGCTACCAGAACAACGCCTACATTGAGGCCCCCGGGCTCTACACCCAACTCAAGGACGCCGTCGAACTCGGTCAACAGAGCAACACCGGTAGCGGCCGAGGATCGAAATCGCGCCCGCCGTTCTGGACCGACGCGGCCGTCCAGCTCCACAACATCGACCTCATGATCAAGGTCTGGTGTCGATCCGCCGGCACCACCGTCGTCAAACTTCGCACACTGTCTGCCAAGACATGGACCGTCGAAGATACCGACGAAGTCCGCCGCAAGGCCGGCATCATCAACGCCTGGGCTGATGACATCGACACCCTGCTCAACCAGAGCCACGTCCAATACATCTCCGCGGCCTGCCCGTGCTGTGGCGCTGCCACCGCCCAAAAACGAGACAGCGCAGGAGAACTCATCCGATCACCAGCGCTTCAAGTGATCGCCGAATACGGCTGCACCTGCCAACAATGCGGCTACTTCTGGGCACCCGATAAGTACATCGACCTCTGCCAGCAACTGGGCCTCCCGCTCCCGGCCGGCGTCCTCGAGTAG
- a CDS encoding phage tail termination protein: MAITYPADYQGGYPNIELLLKGLFTDAGLGGVHQCYWLPDADTIAGILGTGQGILRIYRTGGYVNPKANRDEPRVQIAAFTQSREESWELIEFTRQVLGVYIDAVGVVPGTVHKLGCVGELVCPQWIPERIRDERLVPVTFKLHTWKPGGLGNYREAFGL, from the coding sequence ATGGCCATCACCTATCCCGCCGACTACCAGGGCGGGTATCCGAACATCGAACTCCTGCTGAAGGGTTTGTTCACCGACGCGGGCCTCGGCGGAGTGCACCAGTGCTACTGGCTGCCTGACGCTGACACTATCGCGGGGATCTTGGGTACGGGGCAGGGGATCCTGCGGATCTACCGAACCGGTGGCTACGTCAATCCTAAAGCGAACCGCGATGAGCCCCGCGTCCAAATCGCGGCGTTCACCCAGTCTCGCGAGGAATCTTGGGAGCTGATCGAGTTCACTCGCCAGGTCCTCGGCGTGTACATCGACGCGGTCGGGGTCGTCCCTGGAACCGTGCACAAGCTGGGGTGTGTGGGTGAACTTGTTTGCCCGCAATGGATCCCGGAACGGATCAGGGACGAACGACTCGTCCCTGTGACCTTCAAGCTTCATACCTGGAAGCCGGGGGGTCTCGGAAATTACCGCGAGGCATTCGGCCTCTAA
- a CDS encoding acyl-ACP desaturase: protein MSQDLTDLELLRELEPVAEKLINRHMSMFKDWNPHDYIPWSDGKNYYALGGQDWHPDQAQLSEVARTAMVQNLLTEDNLPAYHREIAMNFSTDGPWGYWVNRWTAEENRHGISIRDYLVVTRNCDPIELEELRVEQMTRGFSPGQNQQGDLFAESLFDSVMYVSFQELATRVSHRNTGKACQEPVAEQLLARISNDENLHMIFYRDVSEASFAIAPNQAMHSLHRVLRNFRMPGYTVPDFRRKAVIIAMGGVYDPRIHLDDVVMPVLKKWRIFEREDFTGEAARMRDDLAELIKELEETCDKFEDAKARKLERDARLAEKRAAKTLAGAAT from the coding sequence ATGTCGCAAGACCTGACCGACCTCGAACTGCTTCGCGAGCTCGAGCCCGTGGCGGAGAAGCTGATCAACCGCCACATGTCGATGTTCAAGGACTGGAACCCACACGACTACATCCCGTGGTCGGACGGCAAGAACTACTACGCCCTCGGCGGCCAGGACTGGCATCCCGACCAGGCTCAGCTGTCCGAAGTCGCCCGCACCGCGATGGTGCAGAACCTCCTGACCGAGGACAACCTGCCCGCCTACCACCGCGAAATCGCGATGAACTTTTCCACCGACGGCCCGTGGGGCTACTGGGTGAACCGGTGGACCGCCGAAGAGAACCGGCACGGTATCTCGATCCGCGACTACCTGGTGGTCACCCGCAACTGTGATCCGATCGAGCTCGAAGAGCTGCGCGTGGAGCAAATGACCCGCGGTTTCTCGCCGGGCCAGAACCAGCAGGGTGACCTGTTCGCCGAGAGCCTCTTCGACTCGGTGATGTACGTCAGCTTCCAGGAGCTGGCCACCCGCGTCTCGCACCGCAACACCGGCAAGGCCTGCCAGGAGCCTGTCGCCGAGCAGCTGTTGGCGCGGATCTCCAACGACGAGAACCTGCACATGATCTTCTACCGCGACGTCAGCGAAGCCAGCTTCGCCATCGCGCCGAACCAGGCGATGCACTCTCTGCACCGGGTACTGCGCAACTTCAGGATGCCCGGCTACACGGTGCCGGACTTCCGCCGCAAGGCCGTCATCATCGCGATGGGTGGCGTCTACGACCCGCGTATCCATCTCGACGACGTCGTGATGCCGGTGCTGAAGAAATGGCGCATCTTCGAGCGCGAGGACTTCACCGGCGAAGCCGCCAGGATGCGCGACGACCTCGCCGAGCTGATCAAGGAACTCGAAGAGACCTGCGACAAGTTCGAGGACGCGAAAGCCCGCAAGCTGGAGCGCGACGCGCGGCTGGCTGAGAAGCGCGCTGCCAAGACACTGGCCGGGGCGGCAACATAG
- a CDS encoding DUF4189 domain-containing protein, which yields MICRSAITTAVVASSFLVAPTAQSSPLVAAPECPPGTHVNPDDLSSCLPNTPGNDYVAFAVANNGYAYAGKGISERESTRIAMAGCVATTNSACEIVASTHNNCVAIATDMTTGAVQAGVGTTPDAASANALATLSNGQVYATECPEP from the coding sequence ATGATTTGTCGCTCGGCGATCACCACCGCAGTGGTTGCGTCCAGCTTTCTCGTCGCGCCAACGGCTCAGTCGAGTCCGCTCGTCGCCGCGCCTGAGTGCCCGCCGGGAACGCACGTGAACCCCGATGATCTGAGTTCATGCCTACCAAACACACCAGGCAATGACTACGTGGCCTTTGCAGTCGCGAACAATGGTTACGCATACGCAGGCAAAGGAATCAGCGAACGGGAATCGACCCGTATCGCGATGGCCGGGTGTGTTGCGACGACCAACTCTGCTTGTGAAATCGTCGCAAGCACGCATAACAACTGCGTCGCAATCGCAACTGACATGACTACCGGCGCAGTTCAAGCAGGTGTCGGCACCACCCCAGATGCTGCTTCAGCCAACGCGTTGGCGACCCTAAGCAATGGGCAGGTGTACGCCACCGAATGTCCCGAGCCCTGA
- a CDS encoding helix-turn-helix domain-containing protein, with protein MVDSPTGGIAAEVRAIMARNRISQQEAADAAGISQSSMSRRLAGVAPFTVNEIYRIASLCGVDPTDLLPTKASA; from the coding sequence ATGGTCGATTCGCCGACAGGTGGGATAGCAGCCGAGGTGCGCGCCATCATGGCCCGTAACCGGATTTCACAGCAGGAAGCGGCTGACGCAGCGGGCATCTCGCAGTCCTCCATGTCGCGTCGCCTCGCCGGGGTCGCGCCGTTCACCGTGAATGAGATCTACCGAATCGCATCTCTCTGCGGCGTCGATCCGACTGACCTGCTGCCTACGAAGGCCAGCGCGTGA
- a CDS encoding oxygenase MpaB family protein, with protein MSQDTSEAHPDTTGDEPVASGCPVTAGAYDAPPAALGPDSLTWKYFGDWRGLLQGPWAGSMQNMHPQLGAAVQDHSIFFLERLPRLLRSLYPIGGVVFDGDRAPVTGAEIRDYHIPIKGVDEQGRRYSALNPEVFYWAHATFFMGTVLTAEHFGGGLTEDQKRQLFDEHVTWYRMYGMSMRPVPATWEDFQAYWDHMCRNVLENNWATREVLDLSTMPKHPSLHWIPDAVWSAYLKVMGPFAVWLTVGLYDQPVRELMGYTWSKRDERLHRLFGRTVNLAFTLVPVRRRMHPRARAGWDRATGRIPADAPLLHTPDRNLPPVDHRDNGIHYLGATCPVQKAP; from the coding sequence TTGAGTCAAGATACGTCCGAGGCGCACCCGGACACCACCGGCGATGAACCCGTGGCGTCGGGCTGCCCGGTGACCGCCGGCGCCTACGACGCTCCACCCGCTGCGCTCGGACCCGATTCGCTGACCTGGAAGTACTTCGGCGACTGGCGTGGACTCCTGCAGGGTCCGTGGGCGGGCTCGATGCAGAACATGCACCCCCAGCTTGGTGCGGCGGTCCAGGACCATTCGATCTTCTTCCTCGAGCGGCTGCCGCGCCTGCTGCGCTCGCTGTACCCGATCGGCGGCGTGGTGTTCGACGGTGACCGTGCGCCCGTGACGGGTGCGGAGATCCGCGACTATCACATCCCGATCAAGGGTGTCGACGAGCAGGGCAGGCGCTACAGCGCGTTGAACCCCGAGGTTTTCTACTGGGCGCACGCGACCTTCTTCATGGGCACCGTCTTGACCGCCGAGCATTTCGGCGGCGGGCTCACCGAGGACCAGAAACGCCAGCTGTTCGACGAGCACGTCACCTGGTACCGGATGTACGGGATGAGCATGCGGCCGGTGCCCGCGACGTGGGAAGACTTCCAGGCCTACTGGGACCACATGTGCCGAAACGTACTGGAGAACAACTGGGCGACCCGTGAGGTCCTCGACCTCTCGACGATGCCGAAGCATCCTTCACTGCATTGGATTCCGGATGCGGTGTGGTCGGCATACCTGAAGGTGATGGGACCGTTCGCGGTGTGGTTGACGGTCGGGCTCTACGACCAACCGGTGCGGGAGTTGATGGGCTACACCTGGTCGAAGCGTGATGAGCGCCTGCACCGGCTCTTCGGCCGAACGGTGAATCTGGCGTTCACGTTGGTCCCGGTGCGCCGTCGGATGCACCCGCGCGCACGGGCCGGGTGGGACCGCGCGACGGGTCGAATCCCGGCCGACGCGCCGCTGCTGCACACGCCCGATCGGAATCTCCCGCCGGTCGATCACCGGGACAACGGAATCCATTACTTGGGCGCGACCTGTCCCGTCCAGAAGGCGCCGTAG
- a CDS encoding oxidoreductase family protein, which yields MSIHSAAIHHQDRASARYLGQRIASVTGFWLSDVIRRRPVVGTLPDIPTRPEQLTCSWLTEALRKDVPGAEVIAFSCPQRHGGTTMRFSLCVQWNDKGQQAGLPTQMFVKTTDSWQQRLMLGLTGMLSGESTFYSRLRPELDIEAPNGYYGAYDERSCRSITVMEDVAATRGARFLTPVDASDRAGMEDVLGDLAAMHGRFWAGPELASNGLRDSFGLISWTDSLVNFRSRSHVGVKRANRVIPDEIAGRTDEIYDANLRTIEIDRVMASTLLHGDGHAGQRYRTNAGRTGLSDWQVIHRGHWAWDVAYTMITALSVEDRRAWERDLIAHYLERLAQAGGDAPDFDQAWLEYRRHCFQPYIAWVFTLGRAAYHPNWQPDEYCLAIIERAGQAIVDLDGFGALASAADR from the coding sequence GTGTCAATTCATTCCGCCGCGATCCACCACCAAGACCGCGCTTCGGCGCGCTACCTGGGTCAACGGATCGCATCAGTGACGGGTTTCTGGCTGAGCGACGTGATCCGTCGACGCCCGGTGGTTGGCACTCTTCCGGACATCCCCACTCGTCCCGAGCAGCTCACCTGCAGTTGGCTCACCGAGGCACTCCGAAAGGATGTGCCCGGCGCGGAAGTCATCGCTTTCAGCTGCCCGCAGCGCCACGGCGGAACCACGATGCGGTTCTCGCTATGTGTGCAGTGGAATGACAAGGGACAGCAGGCCGGCTTACCTACCCAGATGTTCGTCAAGACCACCGATTCATGGCAACAGCGGCTCATGCTCGGCCTCACCGGGATGCTCAGCGGGGAGTCGACCTTCTATTCGCGGCTTCGACCCGAACTCGACATAGAGGCGCCGAACGGTTATTACGGCGCCTATGACGAACGGTCGTGCCGGTCGATTACCGTCATGGAGGACGTCGCCGCGACTCGCGGCGCACGATTCCTCACCCCGGTAGATGCTTCGGATCGTGCCGGCATGGAGGACGTACTGGGCGACCTTGCAGCCATGCATGGGCGTTTTTGGGCCGGTCCCGAGTTGGCCTCGAACGGATTGCGAGACTCGTTCGGCCTCATCAGCTGGACTGATAGCCTCGTCAACTTCAGATCCAGATCACACGTGGGCGTCAAGCGTGCAAACCGCGTAATACCCGACGAGATCGCTGGTCGCACCGACGAAATCTACGACGCCAACCTACGCACCATTGAGATCGACCGGGTTATGGCCTCAACGCTGCTGCATGGCGACGGCCACGCCGGCCAGCGATACCGGACCAACGCAGGGCGTACTGGGTTGTCCGACTGGCAGGTTATCCACCGCGGCCATTGGGCTTGGGATGTCGCGTACACCATGATCACAGCACTATCGGTAGAAGACCGTCGCGCGTGGGAGCGGGATCTGATCGCCCATTACCTGGAGCGGCTCGCCCAGGCCGGCGGCGATGCACCCGATTTCGACCAAGCGTGGCTCGAGTACAGACGGCACTGCTTCCAGCCCTACATCGCGTGGGTGTTCACGTTGGGCCGTGCCGCCTACCACCCGAATTGGCAGCCCGACGAATACTGCCTAGCGATCATTGAACGCGCAGGGCAGGCAATCGTGGATCTGGACGGCTTCGGCGCGCTGGCTTCGGCCGCCGATCGTTGA
- a CDS encoding DUF4189 domain-containing protein: MNFRFVIATALVALSLVVAPAAHATPLVAGPPCPPGTYVNLNDISGPCLSNTPGNDYLAYAVSVSANRTFWGTGASEREADTSAMVECAASTNSACDLIAHTRNGCIAIASGDLPNSEGVIPSEAGVGPSADAASADAVARLHGGQVYDLNCSGS, translated from the coding sequence ATGAATTTTCGCTTTGTCATCGCCACCGCATTGGTTGCTCTTAGCCTTGTCGTCGCACCAGCGGCTCACGCGACTCCACTGGTCGCCGGACCTCCCTGTCCACCAGGGACCTACGTCAATCTCAACGATATAAGTGGACCCTGCTTGTCAAACACACCTGGCAATGACTATTTGGCATACGCCGTCTCTGTCAGCGCCAATCGAACGTTCTGGGGCACGGGAGCCAGCGAACGCGAAGCGGACACTAGCGCGATGGTCGAATGTGCTGCCTCCACCAACTCTGCGTGCGATCTCATCGCGCATACGAGGAATGGCTGCATTGCAATTGCGTCCGGCGACCTGCCAAACAGTGAGGGTGTGATTCCGAGCGAGGCGGGGGTCGGCCCCTCCGCGGATGCCGCCTCGGCCGATGCCGTGGCCCGCCTACACGGTGGACAGGTATACGACCTCAATTGCTCCGGCTCATAA
- a CDS encoding DUF732 domain-containing protein — protein sequence MSTVTVASSSPSATEAATVAPTSTTRPGDITDQDRVFLAQLQSSSQWSFFSTVERGSLFESAHMVCNKFDTVGKVGTLQWMLDAGFNIDQATPFMVASAMAYCPKNLSGVQ from the coding sequence GTGTCGACGGTCACGGTTGCGTCCAGCAGTCCGTCGGCCACCGAGGCAGCGACCGTCGCGCCGACGTCCACAACACGGCCCGGCGACATCACCGACCAAGACCGGGTGTTCCTAGCCCAGCTGCAGTCGTCGTCACAATGGTCATTCTTTTCCACCGTGGAGCGCGGCAGCCTGTTCGAGTCGGCACACATGGTGTGCAATAAGTTCGATACCGTCGGCAAGGTTGGCACCTTGCAGTGGATGCTCGATGCTGGTTTCAACATTGATCAGGCGACCCCCTTTATGGTCGCCTCGGCAATGGCCTACTGCCCGAAGAATTTATCTGGCGTCCAGTAG
- a CDS encoding TetR/AcrR family transcriptional regulator: MAGKREAQRENAIDLMCQVATQAIGRGGYAAMTLAEVGELAGYSRGLATHHFGSKAGLLTAILDRVLAKNADEFRKATTDKAGLARLAAIADCTLHRCIQTPDEARAYLMLALEPSARWAAVQVREQTAALRRQAEDAARDAVALGELSPQFEPAEIASITLALTRGYAYEWAADPSTDLSAARRRIASYIDSLAMGPGRQDVAM, from the coding sequence ATGGCCGGCAAGAGGGAAGCCCAGCGCGAGAACGCGATCGACTTGATGTGCCAGGTCGCCACCCAGGCGATTGGCAGAGGCGGATACGCCGCCATGACATTGGCTGAGGTCGGCGAGCTTGCCGGCTACAGCCGCGGCCTGGCCACCCACCATTTCGGCTCGAAAGCAGGTCTGTTGACGGCAATCCTCGACCGGGTGCTCGCAAAGAATGCGGATGAGTTTCGCAAGGCCACGACGGACAAGGCTGGCCTTGCGAGGCTCGCTGCGATCGCCGATTGCACACTGCACCGCTGCATCCAAACGCCAGACGAAGCGCGTGCCTATCTGATGCTCGCACTGGAGCCCTCGGCCAGATGGGCGGCAGTGCAAGTGAGGGAGCAGACCGCAGCGCTGCGCCGACAAGCCGAGGATGCGGCGCGCGATGCTGTCGCCCTCGGTGAGCTCTCGCCCCAGTTCGAACCTGCCGAGATTGCGAGCATCACATTGGCGCTGACACGCGGATACGCCTACGAATGGGCGGCGGATCCGAGCACCGATTTGAGCGCGGCGCGGCGGCGTATTGCGAGTTACATCGACTCTTTGGCAATGGGCCCAGGACGCCAAGACGTGGCGATGTAG